One window from the genome of Alnus glutinosa chromosome 13, dhAlnGlut1.1, whole genome shotgun sequence encodes:
- the LOC133854731 gene encoding uncharacterized protein LOC133854731 isoform X1: MLSSPCSHSLTHRPFLLPSLSRIRVSNRPGTLCPNTRTLRSFQSHSNLSKNIILQRLKISCFRHEDVASETPKTEFVEHYLPEELVNLENDKSSAGKRDWASSLREAANAVFRVIGSQWTVPWTAETILQVMLLWIAAFWFIGSWMIPFVAHVAGFNKESLTYRGQALFSLITDVTEGLAGIAILHRCLSRFRPLPPDWFKFSLKGNWHIDVILGCFMFPLVNRVSQFNLNLLPLLPSTPVTLSSVEQSILARDPVAMALYAVVVSICAPVWEEIVFRGFLLPSLTKYMPVCCAILVSSVVFALAHFNVQRMLPLIFLGMVMGVIFTRSRNLLPSMLLHSLWNGFVFLDLMK, translated from the exons ATGTTGAGCTCTCCGTGCTCTCACTCTCTCACCCACCGCCCCTTCcttctcccctctctctctcggatTAGGGTTTCCAACCGACCCGGAACTCTGTGCCCCAATACCCGAACTCTGCGGAGCTTTCAATCTCATTCCAACCTCTCAAAGAAC ATTATTTTGCAGAGGTTGAAAATATCATGCTTTAGGCATGAAGATGTTGCTTCAGAAACTCCAAAGACTGAATTTGTAGAACATTATCTGCCTGAGGAGTTGGTGAATTTAGAAAATGATAAGTCAAGTGCTGGTAAAAGAGATTGGGCGTCGAGTCTTCGAGAG GCTGCAAATGCAGTGTTTAGGGTGATTGGGAGCCAGTGGACTGTACCTTGGACGGCAGAGACCATACTGCAGGTTATGCTTCTTTGGATTGCTGCGTTTTGGTTTATAGGCTCATGGATGATACCATTTGTGGCCCATGTAGCAGGTTTCAACAAGGAATCTCTGACATATAGAGGACAAGCCTTATTCAGTCTCATAACCGATGTAACTGAAGGCCTCGCTGGAATTGCAATCCTTCATCGATGCCTGTCTAGGTTTCGGCCTCTTCCACCTGATTGGTTTAAGTTTAGTCTGAAAGGGAACTGGCATATTGATGTCATTCTGGGATGCTTCATGTTTCCGTTGGTCAACCGGGTCTCACAGTTCAACCTTAACCTACTACCTCTTTTGCCTTCTACACCTGTCACCCTCTCAAGCGTCGAGCAGTCAATTTTGGCTCGGGATCCTGTGGCGATGGCATTGTATGCTGTAGTAGTTTCTATTTGTGCTCCAGTCTGGGAGGAAATAGTCTTCCGCGGTTTCCTTCTTCCTTCCTTGACCAAGTACATGCCTGTATGTTGTGCAATACTGGTGAGCTCAGTCGTCTTTGCTCTAGCACATTTTAATGTACAGAGGATGCTACCGCTTATTTTTCTTGGGATGGTAATGGGTGTTATTTTCACACGGTCAAGGAATCTATTACCATCAATGCTCTTGCATAGCCTTTGGAATGGATTTGTGTTCTTAGATTTAATGAAATAG
- the LOC133854731 gene encoding uncharacterized protein LOC133854731 isoform X2, with protein sequence MLSSPCSHSLTHRPFLLPSLSRIRVSNRPGTLCPNTRTLRSFQSHSNLSKNRLKISCFRHEDVASETPKTEFVEHYLPEELVNLENDKSSAGKRDWASSLREAANAVFRVIGSQWTVPWTAETILQVMLLWIAAFWFIGSWMIPFVAHVAGFNKESLTYRGQALFSLITDVTEGLAGIAILHRCLSRFRPLPPDWFKFSLKGNWHIDVILGCFMFPLVNRVSQFNLNLLPLLPSTPVTLSSVEQSILARDPVAMALYAVVVSICAPVWEEIVFRGFLLPSLTKYMPVCCAILVSSVVFALAHFNVQRMLPLIFLGMVMGVIFTRSRNLLPSMLLHSLWNGFVFLDLMK encoded by the exons ATGTTGAGCTCTCCGTGCTCTCACTCTCTCACCCACCGCCCCTTCcttctcccctctctctctcggatTAGGGTTTCCAACCGACCCGGAACTCTGTGCCCCAATACCCGAACTCTGCGGAGCTTTCAATCTCATTCCAACCTCTCAAAGAAC AGGTTGAAAATATCATGCTTTAGGCATGAAGATGTTGCTTCAGAAACTCCAAAGACTGAATTTGTAGAACATTATCTGCCTGAGGAGTTGGTGAATTTAGAAAATGATAAGTCAAGTGCTGGTAAAAGAGATTGGGCGTCGAGTCTTCGAGAG GCTGCAAATGCAGTGTTTAGGGTGATTGGGAGCCAGTGGACTGTACCTTGGACGGCAGAGACCATACTGCAGGTTATGCTTCTTTGGATTGCTGCGTTTTGGTTTATAGGCTCATGGATGATACCATTTGTGGCCCATGTAGCAGGTTTCAACAAGGAATCTCTGACATATAGAGGACAAGCCTTATTCAGTCTCATAACCGATGTAACTGAAGGCCTCGCTGGAATTGCAATCCTTCATCGATGCCTGTCTAGGTTTCGGCCTCTTCCACCTGATTGGTTTAAGTTTAGTCTGAAAGGGAACTGGCATATTGATGTCATTCTGGGATGCTTCATGTTTCCGTTGGTCAACCGGGTCTCACAGTTCAACCTTAACCTACTACCTCTTTTGCCTTCTACACCTGTCACCCTCTCAAGCGTCGAGCAGTCAATTTTGGCTCGGGATCCTGTGGCGATGGCATTGTATGCTGTAGTAGTTTCTATTTGTGCTCCAGTCTGGGAGGAAATAGTCTTCCGCGGTTTCCTTCTTCCTTCCTTGACCAAGTACATGCCTGTATGTTGTGCAATACTGGTGAGCTCAGTCGTCTTTGCTCTAGCACATTTTAATGTACAGAGGATGCTACCGCTTATTTTTCTTGGGATGGTAATGGGTGTTATTTTCACACGGTCAAGGAATCTATTACCATCAATGCTCTTGCATAGCCTTTGGAATGGATTTGTGTTCTTAGATTTAATGAAATAG